From a region of the Arachis ipaensis cultivar K30076 chromosome B09, Araip1.1, whole genome shotgun sequence genome:
- the LOC107615705 gene encoding beta-galactosidase 6-like, with amino-acid sequence MTSRRNGHMLQPENQSLQVLAEVMFGILQLENQRLQEIASGVGQNRQMSSLPALTDVTLNSLICNGRFLYYGGAVSYKPVEDLAFVMARFYQLGGTFMNYYMYPGGTNFGRTTCGPFVATSYDYDAPLDEYGIIRQLKWGHLKNLHNFIKLCEEALIATDPAVTSLDPNIEVYMIIYKIDNVCAAFLANINTTIDVIVNFSGNLYQLPTWSVNILPDYKNIVFNTAKDVVTENKFEKKLFANHCFSFSLQRNLLRRTYRLCTLSTITSHAVELRILSKTTSHAAKKSATPEI; translated from the exons ATGACTTCCAGAAGAAATGGTCACATGCTTCAGCCGGAGAATCAAAGCTTGCAAGTACTTGCAGAAgtcatgttcggcatacttcagTTGGAAAATCAGCGCTTGCAAGAG ATTGCGTCGGGTGTGGGtcaaaaccgacaaatgagctcattacctgcctTAACGGATG TGACTTTGAATTCTTTGATTTGCAACGGCAGGTTTCTTTATTATGGTGGAGCTGTATCTTACAAACCTGTGGAAGATCTTGCATTTGTTATGGCAAGATTTTATCAACTTGGTGGAACATTTATGAACTACTATATG TATCCTGGAGGAACCAATTTTGGTAGAACCACATGTGGACCTTTTGTTGCTACTAGTTATGACTATGATGCACCACTTGATGAATAT GGAATCATTAGACAGCTTAAGTGGGGACATCTTAAAAATTTGCATAATTTCATAAAGCTTTGTGAAGAAGCATTGATTGCTACTGATCCAGCAGTTACATCTCTTGATCCAAATATAGAAGTATATATGATTA TTTACAAAATAGATAATGTGTGTGCTGCTTTCCTTGCTAACATCAATACTACAATTGATGTGATTGTGAATTTTAGCGGCAATTTGTATCAATTGCCGACATGGTCAGTGAACATCTTACCAGACTACAAGAATATTGTGTTTAATACTGCAAAG GATGTGGTTACTGAGAATAAATTTGAGAAAAAATTGTTTGCCAATCATTGCTTCAGCTTCAGCCTG cagagaaatctgcTACGCCGGACATATAGGCTATGCACACTCTCTACAATAACTTCTCATGCAGTAGAGCTCCGCATACTCTCGAAAACAACTTCTCATGCAGCAAAGAAATCTGctacgccggagatatag